The region GGGGGAATGCCAGGATTATTTTCCCTTGACAGGGGACGGCGCTTGGAATTTTATGCTCAAAATCGTGCATCTCTAGCTCAGTTGGTAGAGCAACTGACTCTTAATCAGTGGGTCCGGGGTTCGAATCCCCGGAGATGTACCAAACTTTTATAATGCGGCGATTTGCCCTTTGCTCCGCGGAAATAATGTGCTAAAGTGCGGACCTTTACATCTCCGGCTTTAGCGGCCGGATTTTTTTTATCCGCCGGGGAGGCAGGGCAAGGCCGCTCTCTACAAAGTATTTAAGACATAAGGAGCATAAAAATGACAGCTTTGCATGAACCCCAGCCCTGCACCAAGAACGAGTATGTGTTCACCTCGGAATCCGTTTCGGAAGGGCATCCGGACAAGGTTTGCGACCAGATCTCGGACGCCATCCTGGACGCCTATCTGGAAAGTGACCCGCGCGCCCGGGTGGCCTGCGAGACCCTTTGCACCAAGGATCAGGTGGTGCTTTCCGGAGAAATCACCTCCCGGAGAAGCCTCAGATCCGAGCATGAAGCAATCGTCCGCAAGGTGATCACTGACATCGGCTATGTGCATCCGGGGCTGGGCTTTGACCACAATTGCCGGATCAAGGACCTCCTCCACGCCCAGGAAAAAGCCCTGCGGGACAATGACGGGGCTGGCGACCAGGGCCTGATGTTCGGCTATGCCTGCAACCAGACCAAGCACCTGATGCCGGTGCCGATCGCCATGGCGCACAAGCTTTTGCAAAACCTGGCCCTGCTGCGCAAGAATGGCTCCATACCCCACATCCTGCCCGACGCCAAGTCCCAGGTGAGTTTCCGCTATTGCGGCAGGAAGCCGGTTTCGCTGGAAACTGTGGTCATTTCCACCCATCATCTGCCTTTGGGAAAGGAAGAATTCGCCGCCATGAAGGATGCGATCGAACAACTGGTGATCAAGCCCACCATCGCAGAGATGGAAAATGACGCCTGCAGCACGTTCCGGGCAGACCGCTACAAGGTGAAGATCAATCCGCTGGAGGAATGGGTGGATGGCGGTCCGGCCTCCGATACGGGCCTCACGGGCAGAAAGATCATCGTGGACACCTATGGCGGCTGGGCGCAGCACGGCGGCGGGGCCTTTTCCGGCAAGGATGCCACCAAGGTCGACCGCAGCGCGGCCTACATGGCCCGGCACATCGCCAAAAGCGTTGTAGCTTCAGGTCTGGCGGAGGAATGCCTGATCCAGTTCAGTTTCGTGATCGGCGAGGCGAGGCCGGTTTCCATGATGGTGGATACCTTTGGCAGCGGGGAAATGCCCGACACCCAGATCGAAAAGATCATCAGCGAGAGTTTTGACTTGACAGTAATGGGAATCATTAAATACCTTGCCCTGCAAAGGCCGGTGTACTTTCCCAC is a window of Candidatus Syntrophosphaera sp. DNA encoding:
- the metK gene encoding methionine adenosyltransferase; the encoded protein is MTALHEPQPCTKNEYVFTSESVSEGHPDKVCDQISDAILDAYLESDPRARVACETLCTKDQVVLSGEITSRRSLRSEHEAIVRKVITDIGYVHPGLGFDHNCRIKDLLHAQEKALRDNDGAGDQGLMFGYACNQTKHLMPVPIAMAHKLLQNLALLRKNGSIPHILPDAKSQVSFRYCGRKPVSLETVVISTHHLPLGKEEFAAMKDAIEQLVIKPTIAEMENDACSTFRADRYKVKINPLEEWVDGGPASDTGLTGRKIIVDTYGGWAQHGGGAFSGKDATKVDRSAAYMARHIAKSVVASGLAEECLIQFSFVIGEARPVSMMVDTFGSGEMPDTQIEKIISESFDLTVMGIIKYLALQRPVYFPTAAYGHFGRDDAIFSWEEVKTLK